The following are from one region of the Stanieria cyanosphaera PCC 7437 genome:
- a CDS encoding cytochrome c oxidase subunit II produces MNIPSNIVTLIAGIVLTLISLWYGQNHGLLPIAASNEATQVDELFNLMMTIATGLFLLIEGVLVYILIKFRRREGDTTDGPSIEGNVPLEIVWTAIPAVIVFILSIYSFEVYNAMGGLDPMAAHDMGPKKLAHSHQSELIAFNSENQQLALGLGASPESNQGANPLIINVNGIQYAWVFTYPDTGIVSGELHIPVDRPVQLNISAGDVLHAFWLPEFRIKQDAIPGREVQLTFTPTRIGQYPVICAELCGAYHGGMKTQLYVQTAAEYEQWVQQNTIADGETNQSIAFNSQSTEPDLLAPYAEKIGLEANSLALLHHSHH; encoded by the coding sequence GTGAATATTCCCAGTAATATAGTTACTCTCATTGCAGGTATAGTACTAACTTTGATCAGTCTTTGGTACGGTCAAAATCATGGACTATTACCAATAGCTGCTTCTAATGAAGCAACTCAAGTAGATGAACTTTTTAATTTAATGATGACCATTGCTACAGGTCTATTTTTGTTAATTGAAGGAGTTCTAGTCTACATCCTGATTAAATTTCGTAGACGCGAAGGCGATACTACCGATGGCCCCTCAATAGAAGGAAACGTTCCTTTAGAAATTGTTTGGACTGCCATACCTGCTGTGATCGTTTTCATTTTGTCTATCTACAGTTTTGAAGTCTACAATGCTATGGGTGGACTCGATCCGATGGCTGCCCATGATATGGGACCTAAAAAGCTTGCCCACTCTCATCAATCGGAATTGATTGCTTTTAATTCAGAAAACCAACAATTAGCTTTAGGTTTAGGAGCTTCTCCTGAGAGCAATCAAGGAGCTAATCCTTTAATTATTAATGTCAATGGCATTCAATACGCTTGGGTGTTTACCTATCCTGACACAGGTATTGTTTCTGGAGAGTTACACATTCCTGTAGATCGTCCAGTCCAACTTAATATTTCTGCTGGAGATGTGCTACACGCATTTTGGCTACCAGAATTTCGCATTAAACAAGACGCTATCCCAGGTAGAGAAGTACAATTAACCTTTACTCCCACTAGAATTGGTCAATATCCTGTGATCTGTGCTGAATTATGTGGGGCTTATCATGGCGGTATGAAAACTCAGTTGTACGTACAAACAGCAGCAGAATACGAGCAATGGGTACAGCAAAATACGATCGCAGATGGTGAAACAAATCAGTCTATAGCTTTTAATTCTCAGTCTACAGAGCCGGATTTGTTAGCTCCTTATGCCGAAAAAATCGGTTTAGAAGCCAATTCTTTAGCACTACTACATCATTCTCATCATTAA